A single genomic interval of Fibrobacter sp. UWB13 harbors:
- a CDS encoding fumarate reductase/succinate dehydrogenase flavoprotein subunit, producing the protein MILDSKIPGGSIEEKWTKHKFELKLVNPANKRKFTVIVVGTGLAGASAAASLGELGYNVKSFCIQDSPRRAHSIAAQGGINAAKNYKNDGDSVYRLFYDTVKGGDFRAREANVHRLAENSNLIIDQCVAQGVPFGREYGGLLDNRSFGGTQVSRTFYARGQTGQQLLLGAYQALMRQVAAGKVKMFPRREMMDLVVIDGKARGIIVRNLITGELESHVADAVCLCTGGYGNVYYLSTNAQGSNVTAAFRAYKRGALFANPCYTQIHPTCIPRHGDLQSKLTLMSESLRNDGRIWVPRKAGDTRSPDQIPEEERYYYLEEKYPSFGNLVPRDVASRNAKQVCDAGLGVGNTKQAVYLDFADAIQRMGVAGVSAKYGNLFQMYEKITDEDPYKVPMRIFPAIHYTMGGLWVDYDLMSTIPGCFVLGEANFSDHGANRLGASALMQGLSDGYFVIPFTIGGYFAGTKLEKVSESDPAFTDCKKQTEERIHKLLSIKGHRTVNDIHRELGNIMWEYVGMARNEAGLKTALEKIPALRQEFWENVNVLGSEGSFNQNLERAGRVADFLEFAEVLTLDALHRKESCGGHFREESQTPEGEAKRDDENFCYVGAWEYKGDGIAPELSKEPLTFDNVHLATRSYK; encoded by the coding sequence ATGATTCTTGATTCTAAAATCCCCGGTGGTTCCATCGAAGAAAAGTGGACCAAGCACAAGTTCGAACTCAAGCTCGTGAACCCGGCTAACAAGCGTAAGTTCACAGTGATCGTCGTGGGTACTGGCCTTGCAGGTGCTTCTGCTGCCGCATCCCTCGGTGAACTTGGTTACAACGTAAAGTCTTTCTGCATTCAGGATAGCCCGCGCCGTGCACACTCCATTGCAGCCCAGGGCGGTATCAACGCAGCAAAGAACTACAAAAACGATGGCGACTCCGTTTATCGTTTGTTCTACGATACCGTTAAGGGTGGTGACTTCCGTGCTCGCGAAGCTAACGTGCACCGCTTGGCAGAAAACTCCAACTTGATTATCGACCAGTGCGTCGCTCAGGGCGTTCCGTTCGGTCGTGAATACGGTGGCCTTTTGGACAACCGCTCTTTCGGTGGTACGCAGGTTTCCCGTACGTTCTACGCTCGTGGCCAGACGGGTCAGCAGCTCCTCCTCGGTGCTTACCAGGCTCTCATGCGCCAGGTTGCTGCCGGTAAGGTCAAGATGTTCCCGCGTCGCGAAATGATGGACCTCGTCGTGATCGACGGCAAGGCTCGCGGTATCATCGTCCGTAACCTCATCACTGGCGAACTCGAAAGCCACGTTGCAGACGCTGTCTGCCTTTGCACTGGTGGTTATGGTAACGTCTACTACCTTTCTACCAACGCCCAGGGTTCCAACGTCACGGCTGCATTCCGTGCTTACAAGCGCGGCGCTCTCTTTGCAAACCCGTGCTACACGCAGATCCACCCGACCTGCATTCCGCGCCATGGCGACCTTCAGTCCAAGCTCACCTTGATGAGTGAATCCCTCCGTAACGACGGTCGTATTTGGGTTCCGCGCAAGGCTGGCGACACCCGTTCTCCGGACCAGATCCCGGAAGAAGAACGTTACTACTACCTCGAAGAAAAGTACCCGAGCTTCGGTAACCTCGTCCCGCGTGACGTGGCATCCCGTAACGCCAAGCAGGTTTGCGACGCAGGCCTCGGCGTGGGGAACACCAAGCAGGCTGTGTACCTCGACTTCGCCGACGCTATCCAGCGTATGGGCGTTGCAGGCGTCTCTGCCAAGTACGGCAACCTCTTCCAGATGTACGAAAAGATCACAGACGAAGACCCGTACAAGGTCCCGATGCGCATCTTCCCGGCTATCCACTACACCATGGGTGGTCTCTGGGTCGACTATGATTTGATGTCCACTATCCCGGGCTGCTTCGTTCTCGGTGAAGCAAACTTCTCCGACCACGGTGCAAACCGCCTCGGTGCATCTGCTCTTATGCAGGGCCTCTCCGACGGTTACTTCGTGATTCCGTTCACCATCGGTGGTTACTTCGCAGGCACCAAGCTCGAAAAGGTTTCCGAATCTGATCCTGCTTTCACTGACTGCAAGAAGCAGACCGAAGAACGCATCCACAAGCTCCTCTCCATCAAGGGTCACCGCACTGTTAACGATATCCATCGTGAACTCGGTAACATCATGTGGGAATACGTTGGCATGGCTCGTAACGAAGCCGGCCTCAAGACGGCTCTCGAAAAGATTCCGGCACTCCGTCAGGAATTCTGGGAAAACGTCAACGTGCTCGGCTCCGAAGGTTCCTTCAACCAGAACCTCGAACGTGCTGGCCGCGTTGCTGACTTCCTCGAATTCGCCGAAGTCCTCACTCTCGACGCTCTCCATCGTAAGGAATCTTGCGGTGGCCACTTCCGTGAAGAAAGCCAGACTCCGGAAGGCGAAGCAAAGCGCGATGATGAAAACTTCTGCTACGTCGGTGCTTGGGAATACAAGGGCGACGGTATCGCACCGGAACTCTCCAAGGAACCTCTTACCTTTGATAACGTCCACCTTGCTACTAGGAGCTACAAATAA
- a CDS encoding succinate dehydrogenase cytochrome b subunit translates to MQWIIKYLTSSIGKKQIMGCTGAFLALFIFGHMCGNFQLLNFDQAAAQASYNAYTEFLTGFNPLHFPVKMIYLVELVLVAAFAIHIFLAIKLKIENKKARGGIEYEVNARKGKKTFATFTMIWSGLFILGFLIQHLMMLKFGEHYLYVNDKGEIIRDMWLTTIQMFANPGWAAFYVVSMFVIGMHLFHAISSAFQTMGIAHQKWTPIIDIAGIVYSVVVALGFGITAVASYYLANQPETQALIEKSRSLQQQYEQQKAKADKAAFVIPSVGEVQVSFNIEK, encoded by the coding sequence ATGCAATGGATCATCAAGTATCTTACCTCGTCCATTGGTAAGAAGCAGATCATGGGATGCACTGGCGCCTTCTTGGCTCTGTTCATCTTTGGCCACATGTGTGGTAACTTCCAGCTCTTGAACTTCGACCAGGCTGCGGCACAGGCGTCCTACAACGCTTATACCGAATTCCTGACCGGATTCAACCCGCTCCACTTCCCGGTGAAGATGATTTACCTCGTCGAACTGGTACTCGTGGCTGCTTTTGCCATTCACATCTTCCTTGCTATCAAGTTGAAGATTGAGAACAAGAAGGCTCGTGGCGGAATTGAATACGAAGTCAATGCACGCAAGGGCAAGAAGACTTTCGCAACTTTCACCATGATCTGGTCTGGTCTCTTCATTCTCGGCTTCCTCATCCAGCACCTCATGATGCTCAAGTTCGGTGAGCACTATCTCTATGTGAACGACAAGGGCGAAATCATCCGCGACATGTGGCTCACCACGATCCAGATGTTTGCAAATCCGGGCTGGGCTGCTTTCTATGTTGTTAGCATGTTCGTGATCGGTATGCACCTCTTCCACGCTATTTCGTCTGCGTTCCAGACGATGGGTATCGCTCACCAGAAGTGGACCCCGATTATCGACATCGCCGGTATCGTTTATAGCGTCGTCGTTGCTCTTGGCTTCGGCATCACCGCTGTTGCCTCTTACTACCTCGCTAACCAGCCTGAAACCCAGGCTCTTATCGAAAAGTCCCGTAGCCTCCAGCAGCAGTACGAACAGCAGAAGGCCAAGGCCGACAAGGCTGCTTTCGTCATCCCGTCTGTTGGCGAAGTACAAGTTTCTTTCAATATTGAAAAGTAA
- the ndk gene encoding nucleoside-diphosphate kinase — MEMTFAMIKPNAVKSGLVGRIIDRYIAAGLSVCAVKMHQMTSEDARGFYAEHVEKPFFPELEAYMTKGPSVMLALGGENAIAKVRAINGATNPAKAEPGTLRYDFAPSMTENVVHSSDSPASAERELDFWFKKEERYAYEMPSLKACCVL, encoded by the coding sequence ATGGAAATGACATTTGCAATGATCAAGCCGAACGCAGTCAAGTCTGGCTTGGTTGGTCGTATTATCGATCGTTACATCGCTGCCGGTCTCTCTGTCTGCGCCGTCAAGATGCACCAGATGACCTCCGAAGATGCTCGCGGTTTCTACGCTGAACACGTCGAAAAGCCGTTCTTCCCGGAACTCGAAGCCTACATGACCAAGGGGCCGTCCGTGATGCTTGCTCTCGGTGGCGAAAACGCAATTGCAAAGGTCCGCGCCATTAACGGTGCTACCAATCCGGCTAAGGCGGAACCGGGTACCCTCCGCTACGATTTTGCTCCTTCCATGACCGAAAACGTCGTTCACAGCTCCGATAGTCCGGCTTCTGCAGAACGCGAACTCGACTTCTGGTTCAAGAAGGAAGAACGCTACGCTTACGAAATGCCTTCTCTCAAGGCCTGCTGCGTCCTCTAA
- a CDS encoding peptidyl-prolyl cis-trans isomerase — protein sequence MKKGLLAFLSFCTLVFTGCNSIGEKDTLVARVNGEPIYKEDYAFMMRVGNIVPNTEQMRKASGSLFSRKALYTVALQKYPEFKDQLAAHNVSLENYLLTFIYQRLYSMDRLMYSDDELAFYYDKHRDQFPDSLAYMNLRDKVADAKYIEANQDSLRAYAYQHRNLADSTAEVKITDDIKESFVSDHRQRIVRETGPALLKKYNIQETEIQLPSAEVYYEKHKNKYTTPNGFVVYHVEAADSSALAKRFKGKKVDLKGFMKIASKFSENKETKKAKGYVGKVILGHPLPYGIGFVSNMFIELDTLADGAVSSILKSESTGRFHVFYRVSAVASEQKPFDRVRKTVERELATSANYELDSSYVLVTKNGEPVIREKDVLAAYEDNPMMIRSRRSHDQVVSSLALQLAFATEAREIGLDHSWEYRALQRQSDVDYVIKLYRNKVLSQVSVPEDSLKALYDRMGNPAQPTLSYEQSRAELSDWFTIPENLMKRTYYYAEEDYLPKTYEQAKQNVFESAFLKLRSGRWDREVVSSWGTAKVDLFADNITLMPQEASPEQAMRAADSLYTQAKNVEKAYLAWDGIRDRYVDIDSVAKKATFELAHIFSDRENFNEAQREYKAFYRTWPDSPDAEKAMFSRGFILTENLHLNDEALKVFDEFKKLYPKSELNESVDWLVQNIKSNGKLADDLMKKIEAEE from the coding sequence ATGAAAAAGGGTTTGCTTGCGTTTTTGTCTTTCTGTACTCTTGTTTTTACAGGGTGCAATTCCATCGGAGAAAAGGATACTCTCGTAGCTAGGGTGAATGGTGAACCCATATACAAGGAAGACTACGCCTTCATGATGCGCGTAGGCAATATTGTCCCCAATACGGAACAGATGAGAAAAGCGTCGGGCTCGTTGTTTAGCCGCAAGGCCCTTTATACGGTTGCTCTCCAGAAGTATCCTGAATTCAAGGATCAGCTTGCAGCTCACAATGTTTCCTTGGAAAATTACCTCCTCACGTTTATCTATCAGCGCCTCTATTCGATGGACCGCCTGATGTACAGCGACGATGAACTCGCTTTCTACTACGACAAGCACCGCGACCAGTTCCCGGATTCCCTGGCTTACATGAATCTCCGCGACAAGGTTGCCGATGCCAAGTATATCGAGGCGAACCAGGATTCTTTAAGGGCTTATGCGTACCAGCATAGGAACTTGGCTGATTCTACAGCCGAAGTCAAGATTACGGACGATATCAAGGAAAGTTTCGTCTCGGACCATCGCCAAAGGATTGTTCGTGAAACGGGTCCTGCACTCCTGAAAAAGTACAACATCCAGGAAACCGAAATCCAGCTGCCTTCGGCCGAAGTTTATTATGAAAAACACAAGAATAAGTACACGACCCCGAACGGCTTTGTCGTCTATCATGTGGAAGCCGCCGATTCTTCAGCTCTTGCCAAGCGTTTCAAGGGCAAGAAGGTGGATCTTAAGGGCTTCATGAAGATTGCTTCCAAGTTCAGTGAGAACAAGGAAACCAAGAAAGCCAAGGGCTATGTCGGCAAGGTTATTCTGGGACATCCGCTTCCGTACGGCATCGGTTTTGTCTCGAATATGTTTATTGAACTCGATACATTGGCTGATGGAGCCGTTTCTTCGATTCTCAAGTCTGAATCGACAGGGCGCTTCCATGTATTCTATCGTGTTTCGGCTGTTGCTTCGGAACAGAAACCGTTTGACCGAGTCCGCAAGACTGTTGAACGCGAGCTGGCAACGTCTGCTAATTATGAACTGGATTCCTCATACGTTCTCGTGACGAAAAACGGTGAACCGGTTATCCGCGAAAAGGACGTTCTTGCGGCATACGAAGACAATCCGATGATGATCCGTTCCCGCAGATCGCACGACCAGGTGGTAAGTTCTCTTGCTCTCCAGCTTGCCTTTGCTACAGAAGCTCGCGAAATCGGCTTGGACCACTCCTGGGAATATAGAGCCTTGCAGCGCCAGAGCGATGTGGATTACGTTATCAAGCTTTATAGAAACAAAGTGTTGAGCCAGGTCTCGGTTCCCGAAGATTCCCTCAAGGCTTTGTATGACCGCATGGGCAACCCTGCACAGCCGACCCTTTCTTATGAACAGTCCCGTGCGGAACTGAGCGACTGGTTTACTATCCCCGAAAACCTCATGAAGAGGACGTACTACTACGCCGAAGAAGACTACTTGCCGAAAACGTACGAACAGGCTAAACAGAACGTGTTTGAATCTGCTTTCCTGAAGCTCCGTTCTGGTCGTTGGGACAGGGAAGTCGTGTCTTCCTGGGGTACTGCAAAGGTGGATCTTTTTGCAGACAACATTACACTCATGCCGCAGGAAGCTTCTCCAGAACAGGCCATGAGAGCTGCCGATTCCCTTTACACGCAGGCAAAGAATGTTGAAAAGGCTTACCTCGCCTGGGATGGAATCCGTGACCGCTATGTGGACATTGATTCTGTGGCCAAGAAGGCTACGTTTGAACTGGCTCATATCTTTAGCGATAGGGAAAATTTCAATGAAGCCCAGAGAGAATACAAGGCTTTCTACCGTACATGGCCGGACTCTCCGGATGCTGAAAAGGCGATGTTCAGCCGCGGCTTCATCCTGACGGAAAATCTGCACTTGAACGACGAAGCCCTTAAGGTCTTTGACGAATTCAAGAAGCTCTACCCGAAGAGCGAACTCAATGAATCTGTCGATTGGCTTGTCCAGAACATCAAGAGCAACGGCAAACTTGCCGATGATTTGATGAAAAAAATCGAAGCCGAGGAATAG
- a CDS encoding BamA/TamA family outer membrane protein produces MILLICALLFFSSIAFADNDDKSPWSVSIEGNKIFSKFQLNEQLDIPDEFGQLDTIKQDFLMRLSSENIKALYYSRGYFSLDLKLEINREPLSNGNIQRNYDITVSEGECYKFNDAKIISAGDEPIPIDLASLKITKHRYYNQDDISEDLQEVQKAYRKQGNLHVYISSEEHVDTTAKQINVIINVNPGPKVLMGNVITTTQRVINKNEKNQTPEQGLTDTSWLSSLWRIPKGEIIDGNQYFNFKSKLYSTQLFTQVKLNDSLREDGLSDVHLDVIERVPGEARYGFFFEEIYGFGAMAYADHKNFFGKFNEFSTSVQIAQHKQEITLGYANPLLFGTAFTFIPTAIRFVDRLSFNHEKINPPAYPDSIEERYEIINRGDLTFGITNNIRFRGTIDTRYVNKNEDKLFKLKGEIGLTFDYTNDYFNPTKGIRVFPTAGFGTNFSGKNDYEDGHIYTYGEATVNLYMPLFWTLYGALSGSVGRFFNTAIEDDARVFYQGGSRSVRGYRFRSIYASYTSEVPTTITTKDEDGSVVTKDTTKEVTNTALTPMYFRINEELRWTLPWKSLRAWQIVQFFDWAKVMDMKDDQFNSSQEGSLGLGIRYHWQFLTFRLDYAIITGLTSVDESKKNSTRFKWGRFAFDLSQAF; encoded by the coding sequence ATGATTTTATTGATTTGTGCATTATTGTTTTTTTCGTCGATTGCATTTGCGGATAACGATGACAAAAGTCCTTGGTCTGTTTCCATCGAAGGCAATAAGATTTTCTCGAAGTTCCAGTTAAACGAACAGCTTGACATTCCCGATGAATTTGGACAGCTCGACACCATCAAGCAAGACTTTTTGATGCGCCTTTCTTCGGAAAACATAAAAGCCCTTTATTATTCCCGTGGATACTTCAGTCTCGACTTGAAATTGGAAATCAATCGTGAACCGCTTTCGAACGGAAACATCCAGCGCAACTACGATATTACTGTAAGCGAAGGCGAATGCTATAAATTCAACGATGCCAAAATCATTTCTGCCGGCGATGAACCCATCCCTATAGATTTAGCATCTCTGAAGATTACAAAGCACAGATATTACAACCAGGACGACATTTCCGAAGACTTGCAAGAAGTCCAGAAAGCATATCGCAAACAAGGTAACTTGCACGTTTATATTTCGTCCGAAGAACATGTCGATACAACGGCAAAACAGATCAACGTCATCATCAATGTGAACCCCGGCCCTAAAGTCTTGATGGGTAACGTCATCACCACCACGCAACGCGTCATCAACAAGAACGAAAAGAACCAGACACCCGAGCAAGGGCTGACAGACACATCCTGGCTTTCTTCACTTTGGCGAATCCCTAAAGGTGAAATCATCGACGGTAACCAGTATTTCAACTTCAAGAGCAAGCTCTATTCAACGCAGTTGTTTACGCAAGTCAAGCTGAACGATTCACTTCGTGAAGACGGGCTTTCGGACGTTCACCTCGATGTGATCGAACGTGTGCCGGGCGAAGCGCGCTACGGATTTTTCTTTGAAGAAATCTACGGTTTCGGCGCCATGGCTTATGCCGACCACAAGAACTTCTTTGGAAAGTTCAATGAATTTTCGACAAGCGTTCAGATTGCACAGCACAAGCAAGAAATCACGCTCGGATACGCAAACCCGCTCTTGTTCGGAACAGCATTCACGTTCATCCCGACGGCTATCCGTTTTGTAGACCGACTTTCTTTCAACCACGAAAAGATTAACCCGCCCGCTTACCCAGACAGTATTGAAGAGCGTTACGAAATCATCAACCGCGGTGACCTGACATTCGGCATCACGAACAACATCAGATTCCGCGGTACTATTGATACTCGATACGTGAATAAAAACGAAGACAAGCTTTTCAAGCTCAAAGGCGAAATCGGTTTGACGTTCGACTACACCAACGACTACTTCAATCCGACAAAAGGTATTCGTGTGTTCCCCACGGCGGGTTTTGGCACGAACTTTAGCGGAAAGAACGACTACGAAGACGGACACATTTACACTTATGGCGAAGCGACAGTCAACCTGTACATGCCGCTGTTTTGGACGCTATACGGAGCATTAAGTGGCAGTGTCGGCAGATTTTTCAACACAGCCATCGAAGATGACGCCCGCGTGTTCTATCAAGGTGGTTCCCGTTCTGTACGCGGTTACCGTTTCCGCAGCATTTACGCGAGCTACACTTCAGAAGTTCCGACTACAATCACGACAAAAGATGAAGATGGTTCTGTAGTTACAAAGGATACGACTAAAGAAGTCACCAACACTGCACTCACGCCAATGTATTTCCGCATCAACGAGGAATTGCGCTGGACGTTGCCATGGAAATCTTTGAGAGCTTGGCAAATCGTGCAATTCTTTGACTGGGCGAAAGTCATGGACATGAAAGATGACCAATTCAATTCATCGCAAGAGGGAAGCCTTGGTCTTGGCATCCGCTATCATTGGCAATTCCTGACATTCCGCCTGGACTATGCAATTATCACAGGGCTTACAAGCGTAGACGAAAGCAAGAAGAACTCCACCAGATTTAAATGGGGACGTTTCGCCTTCGACTTGTCGCAGGCATTCTAA
- a CDS encoding ABC transporter ATP-binding protein, whose translation MIELDSVTFRYPKSTADALSNISLNIPQGSFFALIGPNGAGKTTLLRLLCGRLGAFKGSVKIDESLRNSAGFLNAEKYGVLLENPGVYPKLSIKEYLQYFTGFYGFGAEVWRENGAMLERCKSFAERLKLPPLDKRLETLSLGNRQKVQIVRALLHSPKLLILDEPVANLDPISRDTVWQLLDEWRKKENGIAIVCSHVLAEMDQWATYYAIIDCGRVLKSGRVADVGADTTSFKINAAGATLEQIRAALDAAGISADVNLEHTSLSKLYRSIIQ comes from the coding sequence GTGATTGAGCTTGATTCGGTAACATTCCGTTATCCGAAATCCACGGCAGATGCTCTGTCTAATATTTCTCTCAATATCCCGCAAGGGAGCTTTTTTGCGCTGATTGGCCCGAATGGCGCTGGCAAGACGACTTTGTTGCGCTTGCTTTGTGGACGTCTAGGCGCATTCAAAGGCTCTGTCAAAATTGACGAGTCCTTGCGCAATTCTGCGGGATTTCTGAATGCCGAAAAGTACGGTGTGCTTCTCGAAAATCCGGGTGTTTATCCGAAACTTTCCATCAAGGAATACCTCCAGTATTTTACAGGTTTTTATGGCTTTGGCGCAGAGGTTTGGCGCGAAAATGGTGCGATGCTGGAACGTTGCAAGTCTTTTGCTGAACGCCTCAAATTGCCGCCTCTCGATAAGCGCTTGGAAACGCTCTCGCTTGGGAACCGCCAAAAGGTGCAGATTGTCCGTGCGCTTTTGCATAGCCCGAAGCTTTTGATTCTCGACGAGCCTGTTGCAAATCTCGACCCGATTTCAAGAGATACGGTCTGGCAACTGCTCGACGAATGGCGCAAAAAAGAAAACGGAATAGCGATTGTCTGCTCGCACGTGCTTGCTGAAATGGACCAGTGGGCGACTTATTATGCCATTATTGACTGCGGTCGAGTATTGAAAAGTGGGCGAGTCGCCGATGTCGGAGCCGATACCACATCGTTTAAGATAAATGCAGCTGGCGCAACTCTAGAACAAATTCGTGCTGCTCTTGATGCTGCTGGCATCTCCGCAGACGTTAATCTTGAACACACAAGCCTTTCAAAGCTTTATCGTTCAATTATTCAGTAA
- a CDS encoding polysaccharide deacetylase family protein, whose protein sequence is MECLKLSFAALSLAAVSAFAGPITTVPWNGHPGAASFTFDDGLHSQTNNLTFLDNMPDVTVTFFVCTNTMGFGSNTQPHLNYAKKGHEIGNHTAAHKNLTQNADLNSEISGAASKLRGMGLEATSLATPYCAQNQTVKNAINKEHFISRGCGGSGLTGWDTEPDWMQIDSHYWQQNGSTVSAFKSSADQAASQSKWHVQLNHGVGADWDVISAADIKTLIEYAVSKKLWVASFSTVGAYLRAHFTIDKAAATNTANGFTVKWTSPHAHMPKSVPLRVKIQGAQGKTVSQKGKEVKPNSDGTYTIEFMALELEVSGEALSSSSSKQVKSSSSSVVLSSSSKLAESSSSAPSSSSMQSSSSSETNGIAPRIAFESGAVMVHCQVFDANGQLMMSKNVMAGSASEAWNNVKAGLMNGVYFMRYGKIDGRNTQIIQVRK, encoded by the coding sequence ATGGAATGTTTAAAATTATCCTTTGCTGCGCTTTCTTTGGCCGCTGTTTCGGCTTTTGCTGGCCCGATTACAACGGTTCCCTGGAATGGGCACCCGGGGGCGGCGTCTTTCACATTCGATGACGGTCTGCACTCGCAGACGAACAACCTGACCTTCTTGGACAATATGCCGGATGTGACGGTGACATTCTTTGTTTGTACCAACACGATGGGCTTTGGTAGCAATACGCAACCTCATTTGAATTATGCAAAGAAGGGGCATGAGATTGGGAACCATACGGCGGCTCATAAGAACTTGACGCAGAACGCCGACTTGAATTCGGAAATTAGTGGTGCGGCCTCGAAACTGCGTGGTATGGGCTTGGAAGCGACATCTTTGGCGACTCCGTATTGCGCGCAGAATCAGACAGTCAAGAATGCGATTAACAAGGAACATTTCATTAGCCGCGGGTGCGGCGGTTCTGGCCTTACGGGCTGGGATACGGAACCTGATTGGATGCAGATTGATTCCCACTATTGGCAACAGAATGGAAGTACGGTGTCGGCATTCAAGAGCAGTGCGGACCAGGCGGCAAGCCAGAGCAAGTGGCACGTGCAACTGAACCATGGCGTAGGTGCTGACTGGGACGTGATTTCTGCCGCCGACATCAAGACGCTTATTGAGTACGCGGTCAGCAAGAAGTTGTGGGTGGCGAGCTTCTCGACGGTGGGGGCGTATTTGCGTGCTCACTTCACCATTGACAAGGCGGCCGCAACGAACACCGCAAACGGTTTTACAGTCAAGTGGACGTCTCCGCATGCGCATATGCCAAAGAGTGTGCCGCTTCGCGTAAAGATTCAGGGCGCGCAGGGCAAGACTGTAAGCCAGAAGGGCAAAGAGGTCAAGCCGAATTCCGATGGTACTTACACGATTGAATTCATGGCGCTTGAACTTGAAGTTTCTGGCGAGGCGCTATCCTCCAGCTCTTCAAAACAGGTGAAATCTAGTTCTTCGTCCGTGGTTTTGTCCAGCTCTTCAAAACTTGCTGAATCGAGCTCTTCTGCGCCTTCGTCGAGTTCCATGCAGTCTTCAAGTTCCTCGGAAACAAATGGTATTGCACCGCGTATTGCTTTTGAAAGTGGCGCGGTTATGGTTCACTGTCAAGTGTTCGATGCGAATGGACAACTGATGATGTCGAAAAATGTAATGGCAGGGTCGGCTAGCGAAGCCTGGAATAACGTTAAGGCAGGACTTATGAATGGTGTTTATTTCATGCGTTATGGCAAGATTGATGGTCGTAATACACAAATTATTCAAGTCAGAAAATGA